One window from the genome of Labeo rohita strain BAU-BD-2019 chromosome 10, IGBB_LRoh.1.0, whole genome shotgun sequence encodes:
- the LOC127171891 gene encoding trace amine-associated receptor 13c-like — translation MVYETENHEIQYCFPTINSSCIKGKRLRHEYNMIYLFISLLSAWTVFLNLLVIISISHFKKLHTPTNLLILSLAVADLLTGLILIPIEGIKQTETCWYFGDTYCGLFVIAVRLLLSTSVSNLVLIAVDRYVAVCHPLVYPQKITTTKTLISICLCWFLCSVYNIGNVISSAYFNISQKTLCYGQCIVMISPAWTFTDLTFFFLFPCVVIITVYLRIFYVVQWQVKVINSLTKGGKCVMEVSVKRKSESKAALTLGIIVAVYLICWIPFNICSLTKNTAISSTTMTFLIWTLYVSCGLNPLIYALFYRWFKISIKHILTLRIFQPASSLMDIFTDCH, via the coding sequence ATGGTCTATGAGACAGAGAATCACGAGATTCAATACTGCTTTCCTACCATCAACTCATCATGTATCAAGGGAAAACGCTTAAGGCATGAATACAATATGATTTATCTCTTCATATCATTGCTGTCAGCATGGACAGTTTTTCTAAACCTTCTGGTGATCATCTCCATCTCTCACTTCAAGAAGCTTCACACTCCAACCAACCTGCTTATTCTGTCTCTGGCTGTGGCTGACCTGCTTACCGGACTCATTTTGATACCCATAGAGGGCATCAAGCAAACTGAGACATGTTGGTACTTTGGAGACACTTACTGTGGACTGTTTGTAATTGCTGTTAGGTTGCTCCTTTCTACATCtgttagtaatttagttttaattgctGTTGATCGTTATGTGGCTGTGTGTCACCCTTTAGTGTACCCACAGAAAATAACAACTACAAAAACTTTAATAAGCATCTGTCTCTGCTGGTTTCTCTGTTCTGTTTATAATATTGGGAATGTAATTAGTAGTGCATACTTTAACATCTCACAAAAAACACTGTGTTACGGCCAGTGTATTGTTATGATTAGTCCTGCTTGGACATTCACtgatttgacttttttcttcctATTTCCTTGTGTTGTGATCATCACTGTGTATCTAAGGATATTTTATGTTGTGCAATGGCAAGTGAAAGTTATAAACTCTCTGACAAAGGGTGGTAAATGTGTAATGGAAGTTTCAGTGAAGAGGAAATCTGAGAGTAAAGCTGCTCTCACATTAGGAATCATTGTGGCAGTTTATCTGATTTGCTGGATTCCTTTCAATATCTGTTCtctaacaaaaaacacagcaatcTCTTCTACTACAATGACATTTCTAATTTGGACTTTGTATGTTAGTTGTGGTCTTAATCCTCTAATTTACGCCTTGTTTTACCGCTggtttaaaatatcaattaaaCATATTCTAACTCTTAGAATATTTCAGCCAGCATCCTCTCTGAtggacatttttacagattgtCATTAA